A DNA window from Mycobacterium sp. IDR2000157661 contains the following coding sequences:
- a CDS encoding N-acyl-D-amino-acid deacylase family protein, whose amino-acid sequence MFDLKITGGTVVDGTGADRFAADIAVKDGRIVEVRRREPGDAPLQGEAAETIDASGKVVAPGFVDIHTHYDGQVGWDSVLEPSSSHGVTTVVAGNCGVGFAPVRPGTEQWLIELMEGVEDIPGTALSEGITWGWESYAEYLDVIGQRALAVDIGSQIAHGTVRAYAMGERGARNEAATPEDIAVMSRLVQEAAEAGALGFSSSRTLAHRAMDGEPVPGTFAAEDELFALGRAMAAGGGAVFELAPQGAAGEDIVAPKKELEWMRRLGAEIDCAVSFALIQVDADPNLWREQLDISAAAHDAGSRLHPQVAARPFGMLLGFPGHHAFTHRPTYRRLKAECSREELAVRLAEPVVRQAILSEEDLPVDPNILFDGMFAFAQYSADRLYAIGEPPDYEPTRERTVAAIAEDRGEDVLATMYDLMLEGDAGAMLMLPMFNYAEGNHDAIREMMTHPAAVLGLSDGGAHCSMICDASYPTFLLTHWARDRHRGQKLPLEYVVRKQSHDTAQLFGLTDRGVIEVGKKADMNVIDMAALTLHAPRMAYDLPAGGNRLVQGASGYDATIVSGVVTRRGGVDTGARPGRLVRGAR is encoded by the coding sequence GTGTTCGACCTCAAGATCACCGGTGGGACCGTCGTGGACGGCACGGGCGCGGACCGCTTCGCCGCCGACATCGCCGTCAAGGACGGCAGGATCGTCGAGGTCCGTCGCCGCGAACCCGGGGACGCCCCGCTGCAGGGGGAGGCGGCCGAGACGATCGACGCATCCGGCAAGGTCGTCGCCCCGGGGTTCGTCGACATTCACACCCACTACGACGGGCAGGTGGGCTGGGACAGCGTTCTGGAGCCGTCGAGCAGCCACGGCGTCACCACCGTCGTGGCGGGCAACTGCGGCGTCGGCTTCGCCCCGGTGCGTCCCGGCACCGAACAGTGGCTGATCGAATTGATGGAGGGTGTCGAGGACATCCCCGGAACCGCGCTCTCGGAGGGCATCACGTGGGGGTGGGAGAGTTACGCCGAGTACCTCGACGTGATCGGTCAGCGCGCACTCGCCGTCGACATCGGAAGTCAGATCGCCCACGGCACGGTGCGGGCCTACGCGATGGGGGAGCGCGGAGCTCGCAACGAAGCGGCGACACCTGAGGATATCGCCGTGATGAGCCGGCTGGTGCAGGAGGCGGCCGAGGCCGGTGCACTCGGCTTCTCGTCGTCGCGCACGCTGGCCCATCGCGCCATGGACGGTGAACCGGTGCCGGGGACGTTCGCCGCCGAAGACGAATTGTTCGCCCTGGGCCGGGCGATGGCAGCGGGTGGGGGCGCCGTGTTCGAACTGGCGCCGCAGGGTGCGGCCGGTGAGGACATCGTCGCGCCGAAGAAGGAACTCGAATGGATGCGCCGCCTCGGCGCCGAGATCGACTGCGCGGTGAGCTTCGCGCTGATCCAGGTCGACGCCGACCCGAACCTGTGGCGCGAGCAGCTCGACATCTCGGCGGCCGCTCACGATGCGGGCAGCCGGCTGCACCCCCAGGTGGCGGCCCGCCCGTTCGGCATGCTGCTCGGATTTCCCGGCCACCACGCCTTCACGCACCGGCCCACCTATCGTCGGCTCAAGGCCGAGTGCAGTCGCGAGGAGCTCGCCGTGCGACTGGCCGAACCCGTTGTCCGGCAGGCGATCCTCTCCGAAGAGGATCTGCCCGTGGACCCGAACATTCTGTTCGACGGCATGTTCGCGTTCGCGCAGTATTCCGCCGACCGGCTCTATGCGATCGGTGAACCGCCCGATTACGAGCCGACCCGCGAGCGTACCGTCGCGGCCATCGCCGAAGACCGCGGGGAAGATGTCTTGGCCACTATGTACGACCTGATGCTCGAGGGCGACGCGGGAGCGATGCTGATGTTGCCGATGTTCAACTACGCCGAAGGCAACCATGACGCGATCCGGGAGATGATGACTCACCCGGCTGCAGTGTTGGGGCTGTCCGACGGGGGTGCGCACTGCAGCATGATCTGCGACGCGTCCTATCCGACCTTCCTGCTGACACATTGGGCGCGCGATCGGCACCGTGGCCAGAAGCTGCCGCTGGAATACGTGGTGCGCAAGCAGTCTCACGACACCGCGCAACTGTTCGGGCTCACCGACCGCGGGGTGATCGAGGTGGGCAAGAAGGCCGATATGAACGTGATCGACATGGCGGCGTTGACGCTGCACGCGCCGCGGATGGCATACGACCTGCCTGCCGGCGGTAACCGCCTGGTGCAGGGCGCCTCCGGGTATGACGCCACGATCGTCAGCGGGGTGGTGACACGACGCGGCGGGGTCGACACCGGAGCGCGACCGGGCCGGTTGGTCCGCGGGGCGCGTTAG
- a CDS encoding SpoIIE family protein phosphatase: MSADPLPAVFSSDEEIGGDLARVRWEATPLGAPAGWPQSLQTAVSILLASRFSMWMAWGPDLTFFCNAAYRRDTLGRKYPWALGRPAREVWAEIWDDIGPRIDRVLSTGQATWDSALLLFLERSGYPEESYHTFSYSPLRDEHRRIVGMLCVVTEDTQRVISERRMATLRDLGSDPSVVRTEEEIIAFAGRQLAHNPRDLPFTLTYLFDDSGAAHLAGSSGMPAQHPCAPAVLTDDDVWPLSGPALGETALVALDPAGYPDLPTGDWRAGPTHALVVPLLQQGGSPSGLLVAALNRYRPLDDAYRDFVTLVAGHIAAGIGSARSYQAQQRRAEELAELDRAKTTFFSNISHEFRTPLTLILDPVAELRSRDTDLDERARDELDIVWRNGLRLAKLVNTLLDFSRIEAGRMQARYLPVDLGAVTAELASVFRSAVERAGLTFTVDCPPLPEAVYVDRDMWEKVIFNLLSNALKFTFDGAISVAVRHVDGNAVVTVTDTGIGIAAPEIPRLFERFHRIENVRARSNEGSGIGLALVRELVELHGGSIVAESAEGHGTTFTIRLPLGAAHLPADAVESAPEGPVAAGGAEPFLQEAMRWLPSDRTSGPAAGDGTGAAQTAAQTGETARVLIADDNADMRDYVARLLRADGYEVTAVNDGQLALEAVRADVPDMVVSDVMMPRLDGLELVAALRSDSRTAAVPVLLLSARAGQESAIDGLQAGADDYLVKPFAAAELLARVRANVKLARLRNHHARWRAALVDSLQEAFFVGDENGAVIEMNSAFSDILGYGPEGLPYQPPQPWWPSHESDSAAHRQVTDLFAEVLGEPRGRYTVPVTHRDGHRLWVTLTFNRIEDIETGKRVIVGTLRDVTAEHYTVQRETALAALNQQLAQADTLHDAVQAAAEELLGLWRAQRVLAVTFPTDRSDGDTEPSEFVCVGERVPWDGVVPSLRETLAGLRGSDLLVPEVSEHGTACIALQHPRGVLLLHIALQERRPFTAEDHTLLTVLASRLAQGLQRVHQLDQQRETALALQHAILGPTVSSGFSVRYQPATHPLQVGGDWYDVLDLDDERVALIVGDCVGHGLASATVMGQLRSACRAMLLEHASPAAALSALDRFAARLPGARCTTAFCAVLSPTSGDLVYSSAGHPPPILVSAQRDMRLLDEASATPLGVPFDHARPEARVQMPPRSTLLLYTDGLVERRRESLDRGIGRAAEILQGSPGAALDDLADEIMTRLAPEYGYQDDVALMLYRQPAPLEIEIAADANELAPTRNSLRDWLTQAGVDSAQILDVLIAAGEALANAIEHGHRRSSGGSVSLRALALADRLHLTVIDNGEWKPPRPDPAAHRGRGIALMRALMQDVSIESSASGTTISMQARIA, translated from the coding sequence ATGAGCGCCGATCCGTTGCCCGCGGTATTCAGCTCCGACGAGGAGATCGGCGGCGATCTGGCCCGGGTGCGCTGGGAGGCGACGCCGCTGGGCGCACCCGCGGGCTGGCCCCAGAGCCTGCAGACCGCGGTCAGCATCCTGCTGGCGTCGCGGTTCTCGATGTGGATGGCGTGGGGGCCGGACCTGACCTTCTTCTGCAACGCCGCGTACCGACGGGACACCCTGGGCCGCAAGTACCCGTGGGCGCTCGGCCGCCCGGCGCGCGAGGTCTGGGCGGAGATCTGGGACGACATCGGCCCGCGGATCGATCGGGTGTTGTCGACGGGGCAGGCCACCTGGGATTCCGCGTTGCTGCTCTTCCTGGAACGCTCCGGGTATCCGGAGGAGAGCTACCACACCTTCTCCTACAGCCCGCTGCGCGACGAGCATCGCCGCATCGTGGGCATGCTCTGCGTGGTCACCGAGGACACCCAACGGGTCATCAGCGAACGACGGATGGCCACACTGCGCGATCTCGGTTCGGATCCCAGCGTCGTGCGGACCGAGGAGGAGATCATCGCGTTCGCGGGGCGCCAGCTCGCGCACAACCCCCGTGACCTGCCGTTCACGTTGACCTACCTGTTCGACGACAGCGGGGCCGCCCATCTGGCCGGGTCGAGTGGGATGCCGGCGCAGCACCCGTGCGCACCCGCGGTGCTCACCGACGACGACGTGTGGCCGCTGAGCGGCCCCGCTCTCGGGGAGACCGCCCTCGTGGCGCTCGACCCAGCCGGATACCCGGATCTGCCGACGGGCGACTGGCGGGCCGGCCCGACGCATGCCCTCGTGGTGCCGCTGCTTCAGCAGGGCGGATCGCCCAGCGGCCTGCTGGTCGCGGCACTCAACCGGTACCGCCCACTCGACGATGCCTACCGGGACTTCGTCACGCTGGTCGCCGGGCACATCGCGGCGGGCATCGGCAGCGCCCGCAGCTACCAGGCACAGCAGCGGCGCGCCGAGGAATTGGCCGAACTCGACCGCGCCAAGACCACGTTCTTCTCCAACATCAGCCACGAGTTCCGCACGCCGCTGACATTGATCCTCGACCCCGTCGCCGAACTCCGCAGCCGCGACACGGATTTGGACGAGCGGGCCCGCGACGAACTGGACATCGTCTGGCGCAATGGATTACGGCTGGCCAAGCTGGTCAACACGCTGCTCGACTTCTCCCGGATCGAGGCCGGTCGCATGCAGGCCCGCTACCTGCCGGTCGACCTGGGTGCGGTGACCGCGGAACTGGCGAGCGTGTTCCGGTCGGCCGTCGAGCGGGCCGGGCTGACGTTCACCGTCGACTGCCCGCCGCTGCCGGAAGCCGTCTACGTCGACCGCGACATGTGGGAGAAGGTCATCTTCAACCTGCTGTCGAACGCGCTCAAGTTCACCTTCGACGGGGCGATCTCGGTGGCCGTTCGGCACGTCGACGGTAACGCCGTGGTCACCGTCACCGACACCGGCATCGGCATCGCCGCACCGGAGATTCCACGCTTGTTCGAACGGTTCCATCGCATCGAGAACGTGCGCGCACGGTCCAACGAGGGCAGCGGCATCGGCCTGGCCCTGGTGCGCGAACTCGTGGAACTGCACGGCGGCAGCATCGTCGCCGAAAGTGCCGAGGGCCACGGCACCACCTTCACGATCCGGCTGCCGCTGGGCGCCGCGCATCTGCCCGCGGACGCCGTCGAATCGGCACCGGAAGGCCCCGTTGCGGCAGGAGGCGCCGAGCCCTTCCTGCAGGAGGCGATGCGGTGGCTGCCGTCCGACCGGACGTCGGGCCCGGCAGCAGGCGACGGAACCGGGGCAGCCCAGACGGCGGCGCAGACCGGTGAGACGGCCCGGGTGCTGATCGCCGACGACAACGCCGACATGCGTGACTACGTCGCGCGACTGCTACGCGCGGACGGCTACGAGGTGACGGCCGTCAACGACGGTCAGCTGGCGCTCGAGGCCGTCCGCGCCGATGTCCCCGACATGGTGGTCAGCGATGTGATGATGCCGCGGCTCGATGGTCTGGAACTGGTGGCGGCGCTGCGCTCCGATTCCCGCACGGCCGCCGTTCCGGTGCTGTTGCTGTCCGCGCGCGCAGGACAGGAGTCCGCGATCGACGGTCTGCAGGCCGGTGCCGACGACTACCTGGTCAAGCCCTTCGCCGCGGCCGAACTGCTGGCCCGGGTGCGGGCGAACGTCAAGCTGGCCCGGTTGCGCAATCACCACGCCCGGTGGCGCGCCGCGTTGGTCGACTCGCTGCAGGAGGCGTTCTTCGTCGGCGACGAGAACGGTGCGGTGATCGAGATGAACTCGGCGTTCAGCGACATTCTCGGGTACGGACCGGAGGGGCTGCCGTACCAGCCTCCACAGCCCTGGTGGCCGTCGCACGAATCGGACTCCGCCGCGCACCGCCAGGTGACCGACCTGTTCGCCGAGGTGCTCGGCGAACCACGCGGCCGGTACACGGTACCGGTGACCCATCGCGACGGGCATCGGCTCTGGGTCACCCTGACATTCAACCGGATCGAAGACATCGAGACGGGCAAGCGCGTCATCGTCGGCACGCTGCGCGACGTCACCGCCGAGCACTACACCGTTCAACGCGAGACCGCGCTGGCTGCGCTCAACCAGCAACTGGCACAGGCGGACACCTTGCATGATGCGGTGCAGGCGGCGGCCGAAGAACTGCTCGGGCTGTGGCGGGCCCAGCGCGTCTTGGCGGTCACCTTCCCAACTGACCGGTCCGACGGTGACACCGAGCCGTCCGAATTCGTCTGTGTCGGTGAGCGGGTGCCGTGGGACGGGGTGGTGCCGAGCCTGCGGGAGACGCTTGCCGGCCTGCGCGGAAGTGACCTGTTGGTACCCGAGGTCTCCGAGCACGGAACGGCGTGCATCGCTCTACAGCATCCGCGGGGAGTGTTGCTGCTGCACATCGCATTGCAGGAGCGCCGCCCGTTCACCGCCGAGGATCACACCCTGCTCACGGTGCTGGCGAGCCGGTTGGCACAGGGGCTGCAGCGGGTGCACCAACTCGACCAGCAGCGCGAAACGGCGCTGGCGCTGCAGCATGCGATCCTCGGTCCGACAGTCTCCAGCGGCTTTTCGGTGCGCTATCAACCGGCGACGCACCCGTTGCAGGTGGGCGGTGACTGGTACGACGTGCTGGACCTCGACGACGAGCGTGTCGCACTGATCGTCGGTGACTGCGTCGGTCACGGCCTCGCTTCGGCAACGGTGATGGGCCAGCTCCGAAGCGCTTGCCGGGCAATGCTTCTGGAACATGCCAGCCCAGCCGCAGCGCTGTCGGCACTGGACCGGTTCGCGGCCAGGCTGCCCGGCGCCCGGTGCACCACGGCATTCTGCGCGGTGCTCAGCCCGACATCGGGTGACCTGGTGTACTCGAGCGCCGGCCATCCGCCACCCATTCTCGTTTCCGCCCAGCGCGACATGCGTCTGCTCGACGAAGCCTCGGCCACCCCGCTGGGCGTGCCCTTCGATCATGCGCGGCCCGAGGCGCGTGTGCAGATGCCGCCGCGCTCGACGCTGTTGCTCTACACCGACGGCCTGGTAGAACGCCGCCGAGAGTCGTTGGACCGGGGTATCGGGCGGGCGGCCGAAATCTTGCAGGGCAGTCCGGGCGCCGCACTCGACGACCTGGCCGACGAGATCATGACGCGCCTGGCACCCGAATACGGATACCAGGACGACGTGGCGCTCATGCTGTACCGCCAACCCGCACCGCTGGAGATCGAGATCGCGGCCGATGCGAACGAACTCGCGCCCACGCGGAACAGCCTGCGCGACTGGCTCACTCAGGCAGGCGTCGACTCCGCACAGATACTCGACGTGTTGATCGCCGCAGGGGAGGCGCTGGCCAACGCGATCGAACACGGGCACCGGCGAAGCTCGGGGGGATCCGTGTCACTGCGGGCGCTCGCGCTCGCCGACCGGTTGCACCTGACCGTGATCGACAACGGCGAGTGGAAGCCACCTCGCCCCGACCCCGCGGCTCATCGCGGCAGGGGTATTGCCCTGATGAGAGCGCTGATGCAGGATGTCTCGATCGAGTCGAGTGCCTCGGGGACGACGATCAGCATGCAAGCGAGGATTGCGTGA
- a CDS encoding TetR/AcrR family transcriptional regulator — MTGREPISADVVLDAAARILETEGVQRFSMRALADALGVAVTSIYWHVGGRDKLFDSLVDRLLDEMAHLPTAGATAVDRIASLAHAQRRLLIDRQHLLAIAHERDKTPRLFLPIQQALAAQLAALDVTGADAALVLRAIEVHVISSAVMQFSAVRGEKHDEEDPSLWADAWPDRALVAALQAPTDYDAVFDHVLEALLAPLRLRR; from the coding sequence ATGACCGGCAGGGAACCGATCAGCGCGGACGTCGTGCTGGACGCGGCGGCCCGAATTCTGGAAACCGAAGGCGTGCAGCGGTTCTCCATGCGTGCACTGGCCGACGCACTCGGGGTGGCGGTGACATCGATCTACTGGCATGTCGGCGGCCGGGACAAGTTGTTCGACAGCTTGGTCGACCGGCTACTCGACGAGATGGCGCATCTACCGACCGCAGGCGCCACGGCGGTCGACCGCATCGCGTCTCTGGCCCATGCTCAACGCCGCCTGCTGATCGACCGGCAGCACCTGCTGGCGATCGCCCACGAACGCGACAAGACCCCGCGGTTGTTCCTGCCGATTCAGCAGGCGCTGGCCGCACAGCTGGCCGCACTCGATGTCACCGGCGCCGACGCGGCGCTGGTGTTGCGCGCCATCGAGGTGCATGTCATCTCCTCTGCCGTGATGCAATTCTCGGCTGTGCGCGGCGAGAAGCACGACGAGGAGGACCCGTCGCTGTGGGCCGACGCCTGGCCCGACCGGGCGCTCGTGGCGGCACTGCAGGCGCCGACCGACTACGACGCGGTCTTCGACCACGTGCTGGAAGCGCTGCTGGCGCCGCTGCGCCTGAGGCGATGA
- a CDS encoding aromatic ring-hydroxylating oxygenase subunit alpha translates to MTHTAQHVRRDDAIGTPPARPTLVPAERYRSAAFARLEAERMWPRVWQVACTVDHVAEPGDFFEYRCGPTSVLVVRGGDGMLRAFQNACRHRGNALCVGSGSDLRELRCGYHGWTWDLCGTLRRVPNRKGFGALRMADYPLVPVGVDTWERLVFVNLHTDAIPLLDYLEAVPADIAWCGLGDFRCYATMTIDVEANWKAIADGYSETYHIQTLHPELHRCMDDVYAPQQIWGHTGKSEQLYGVPSPQLKQQLTDGEVWDAYVTTQGALMGVEEGTPMPADREPGASVADLIAARTRAFAASRGVDLEWADTERVMMLHQYNVFPNMTLLTNADHLTVMTSHPGTDPGRGELVMMLWMRMPPGAPRSKPVDVRVSAAEAHPGLVLTQDISILAGLQRGLSQPGFTHLTLSNEERRIVNMHRNLERYLELPPSERMTGGEPP, encoded by the coding sequence GTGACGCACACCGCGCAGCATGTCCGGCGCGACGATGCCATCGGCACGCCGCCTGCACGCCCCACCCTGGTACCTGCCGAGCGGTACCGCTCGGCGGCGTTCGCCCGGCTCGAAGCGGAACGGATGTGGCCGCGGGTATGGCAGGTCGCGTGCACCGTCGACCACGTCGCCGAGCCCGGCGACTTCTTCGAATACCGTTGCGGCCCAACGTCGGTGCTCGTCGTTCGCGGTGGCGACGGCATGCTGCGGGCCTTCCAGAACGCGTGCAGGCACCGCGGCAACGCGCTGTGCGTCGGCTCGGGATCCGACCTGCGGGAGTTGCGGTGCGGATACCACGGGTGGACGTGGGATCTGTGCGGAACGCTCAGAAGGGTGCCAAACCGCAAGGGGTTCGGCGCTCTGCGCATGGCCGACTACCCACTCGTCCCCGTCGGCGTCGACACCTGGGAGCGGCTGGTCTTCGTCAATCTCCACACCGACGCGATACCCCTGCTGGACTACCTCGAGGCGGTGCCCGCCGACATCGCTTGGTGCGGGCTGGGCGACTTCCGCTGCTATGCCACCATGACCATCGACGTCGAGGCGAACTGGAAGGCGATCGCCGACGGTTACAGCGAGACCTACCACATTCAGACACTGCACCCCGAACTCCACCGGTGCATGGACGACGTCTATGCGCCCCAGCAGATCTGGGGCCACACCGGAAAGTCCGAGCAGCTCTACGGCGTGCCCAGTCCCCAGTTGAAGCAGCAGCTGACCGACGGCGAGGTGTGGGACGCCTACGTCACCACCCAGGGGGCGCTGATGGGTGTCGAGGAGGGAACGCCGATGCCAGCGGATCGCGAGCCCGGTGCCTCGGTCGCCGATCTGATCGCCGCCCGCACACGGGCGTTCGCCGCCTCCCGTGGAGTCGATCTGGAGTGGGCGGACACCGAACGCGTGATGATGCTGCATCAGTACAACGTTTTCCCGAACATGACACTGCTGACCAACGCCGACCACCTGACGGTGATGACGTCACACCCGGGAACCGATCCCGGCCGCGGCGAGCTGGTGATGATGCTGTGGATGCGCATGCCACCGGGGGCGCCCCGCTCGAAGCCGGTCGACGTGCGGGTGAGCGCCGCGGAGGCACATCCGGGTCTGGTGCTGACGCAGGATATTTCGATACTGGCCGGATTGCAGCGCGGACTCAGTCAGCCCGGTTTCACTCATCTCACGCTGTCCAACGAGGAACGCCGCATCGTCAACATGCACCGCAACCTCGAGCGTTACCTCGAGCTCCCGCCGAGCGAGCGGATGACGGGAGGCGAGCCGCCATGA